From the Ruania alkalisoli genome, one window contains:
- a CDS encoding flavin-containing monooxygenase produces the protein MLHHTNQEMLDDVQVAIVGTGFAGLGLAIRLMREGIRDLVLLERADDVGGTWRDNTYPGAACDIQSHLYSYSFRPNPHWSRTYASQPEIHAYLREAAWDEGVMPKIRFGAEVLAAGWDEDQKVWSVQTPRGHVRAQFLVAATGHLSDPRLPDIPGLDRFEGTIFHSARWDHSQSLDCLRVGVVGTGASAIQIVPAIAERTGHLTVFQRTAPHVIPRFDEEFSDADRRLFARMPDVARDLRNRLFWGNESRYPQRRMVPEFLEEIEALADGHRRAQVSDPELLAKITPDYTIGCKRVLLSNDWYPALCRDDVTLETSGITSVTPSGVTLTGGQHLELDALVLSTGFEATDLPIAHRLTGRDGVLLADQWSTGGQAFASVAVHNFPNLFLMNGPNSGLGAGSVVYIIESQIDYLHGAIAHGLEHEVILEVSAEAEEEYVRSVRERAEGTVWLSGGCASWYVDPRSGNLTTLWPDMMHRYRAKNARFVAAPYRTVPASPAREPVRL, from the coding sequence ATGCTGCACCACACCAACCAGGAGATGCTCGACGACGTCCAGGTGGCCATCGTCGGGACCGGCTTCGCTGGTCTCGGCCTCGCCATCCGGTTGATGCGGGAGGGCATCCGGGATCTGGTCCTGCTCGAGCGAGCCGACGACGTGGGTGGTACCTGGCGGGACAACACCTACCCCGGCGCTGCCTGCGACATCCAATCGCACCTGTACTCCTACTCCTTCCGCCCCAACCCGCACTGGTCGCGCACCTACGCCTCGCAGCCAGAGATCCACGCGTACTTACGCGAGGCAGCCTGGGACGAAGGGGTGATGCCGAAGATCCGGTTCGGCGCGGAGGTACTCGCCGCGGGATGGGACGAGGACCAGAAAGTCTGGTCGGTCCAGACGCCCCGAGGTCACGTGCGTGCACAGTTCCTTGTGGCCGCCACCGGGCATCTGAGTGATCCGCGTCTGCCGGACATCCCCGGACTGGACCGGTTCGAGGGCACGATCTTCCACTCGGCACGCTGGGACCACAGCCAATCGCTCGACTGCCTGCGCGTGGGTGTGGTGGGCACCGGTGCCTCGGCGATCCAGATCGTCCCGGCGATCGCCGAGCGCACCGGTCACCTCACGGTCTTCCAGCGCACGGCTCCGCACGTCATCCCGCGCTTCGACGAAGAGTTCAGCGATGCGGACAGGCGGCTGTTCGCCCGCATGCCCGATGTCGCGCGTGACCTGCGCAATCGGCTGTTCTGGGGCAATGAGAGCCGGTATCCGCAGCGCAGGATGGTGCCGGAGTTCCTGGAGGAGATCGAGGCGCTGGCGGACGGGCACCGCCGAGCCCAGGTGAGCGATCCCGAACTGCTCGCGAAGATCACACCGGACTACACCATCGGCTGCAAACGGGTGCTGCTCTCCAACGACTGGTACCCGGCCCTCTGCCGGGACGACGTCACGCTGGAAACCAGCGGCATCACCTCGGTGACACCCTCGGGCGTGACGCTCACCGGAGGGCAGCACCTCGAGCTCGACGCCCTGGTGCTCAGTACCGGCTTCGAGGCGACCGACCTGCCGATCGCGCACCGGCTCACCGGCCGGGACGGCGTGCTACTGGCGGACCAGTGGTCCACCGGCGGGCAGGCCTTCGCGAGCGTCGCGGTCCACAACTTCCCGAACCTGTTTCTGATGAACGGCCCGAACTCGGGCCTGGGAGCCGGCTCGGTGGTCTACATCATCGAGAGCCAGATCGACTACCTGCACGGCGCCATCGCGCACGGGCTCGAGCACGAGGTCATCCTCGAAGTCTCTGCTGAGGCAGAAGAGGAGTACGTACGCTCGGTCCGCGAACGCGCCGAGGGAACAGTCTGGCTATCGGGCGGATGCGCGAGCTGGTACGTCGATCCCCGCAGCGGGAACCTCACCACCCTCTGGCCGGACATGATGCACCGGTACCGGGCCAAGAACGCCAGGTTCGTGGCCGCTCCCTACCGGACCGTCCCGGCCTCTCCTGCGCGGGAGCCGGTGCGCCTCTGA
- a CDS encoding beta-galactosidase, with translation MSDLPATDVNDRVRFGAAYYVEYHPTDAGRDLDRDLDLMAEAGFSVIRVGESTWSTWEPEDGRFELDWLQPVLDGAQARGIDVILGTPTYAVPPWLARKYPEIAGERHTGQRNHWGARQEMDLTHAAYRFYSERVIRAVVGRYADHPAVIGFQVDNEPGLQLLHNENIFQAFVDHLRHTYGDVETLNREWGLVYWSHRLSTWADLWRPDGNAQPQYDLAWRRFQTQLVTDFIAWQAGIVREIAPSQKFVTTCIAYSRPGVDDPELTSALDVTAGNPYYTMQDGLALPSAENVPQGWSTTGTWTIFHSADRMYSSKQAPFLVTETNAGAIGGPATNVPAFDGQWRQVAWAMIARGARMIEYWHWHTLHYGTETYWVGVLPHDQQPGRVYEQLAALGGEITTAEAHLRGLVPDAAVGLLWSNESKRGLMGQPSLARADGSGDPSSYEQIVGAFYRGAFEAGAPVRIVHDGQLAPREPGEVAAELPVLLVPALYVATDELLDWLRAYAEAGGHLVLGPRTGYADAEARARLEVKPGRLAEAAGVDYQEFSNLSVPVPVRGSGLDVPEGATATAWADYLRVSGGAEVLVEYDHRALGAYPAVTTAPAGAGRVTTVGTVPDPALAAAVLRWAAPGEGDAWRALAGGSVTVTSATNGEGRRLRVVHNWSWEPATVTLPAAVTDLLGDGAGLAAGERLELGAWDVRVLLED, from the coding sequence TTGTCTGACCTGCCCGCTACCGACGTCAATGACCGCGTGCGTTTTGGTGCCGCCTACTACGTCGAGTACCACCCCACCGATGCCGGCCGTGACCTCGACCGTGACTTGGATCTGATGGCCGAGGCCGGATTCAGCGTGATCCGGGTGGGAGAGTCCACCTGGTCCACGTGGGAGCCGGAGGACGGCCGTTTCGAGCTCGACTGGCTCCAGCCGGTGCTCGACGGTGCGCAGGCGCGAGGGATCGACGTCATCCTCGGCACCCCCACCTACGCGGTGCCGCCGTGGCTGGCGCGCAAGTACCCGGAGATCGCGGGGGAGCGGCACACCGGCCAGCGCAACCACTGGGGTGCGCGGCAGGAGATGGACCTGACGCACGCCGCGTACAGGTTCTACAGCGAACGGGTGATCCGGGCCGTCGTCGGGCGCTATGCCGACCACCCGGCTGTGATCGGCTTCCAGGTGGACAACGAACCCGGCCTGCAACTGCTGCACAACGAGAACATCTTCCAGGCGTTCGTCGATCACCTGCGCCACACCTACGGCGACGTGGAGACCCTCAACCGCGAGTGGGGGCTGGTCTACTGGTCGCACCGGCTCAGCACGTGGGCGGATCTGTGGCGGCCCGACGGCAATGCGCAACCGCAGTACGACCTCGCCTGGCGCCGCTTCCAGACGCAGCTGGTCACCGACTTCATCGCCTGGCAGGCCGGCATTGTGCGCGAGATCGCCCCGTCGCAGAAGTTCGTGACGACCTGTATCGCCTACTCCCGCCCGGGGGTGGACGACCCGGAGCTGACGTCGGCGCTGGACGTGACCGCCGGCAACCCCTACTACACGATGCAGGATGGTCTGGCGCTGCCCTCGGCCGAGAACGTGCCACAGGGTTGGTCCACCACAGGCACCTGGACGATCTTCCACAGCGCCGACCGGATGTACTCCTCCAAGCAGGCGCCGTTCCTGGTGACAGAGACCAATGCTGGAGCCATCGGGGGGCCCGCCACGAACGTGCCGGCCTTCGACGGGCAGTGGCGTCAGGTCGCGTGGGCCATGATCGCCCGCGGGGCCCGGATGATCGAGTACTGGCACTGGCACACGTTGCACTACGGCACCGAGACGTATTGGGTCGGGGTGCTCCCGCACGATCAGCAGCCGGGGCGGGTGTATGAGCAGCTGGCCGCGCTCGGCGGTGAGATCACGACGGCGGAGGCGCACCTGCGTGGCCTGGTGCCGGACGCTGCTGTGGGATTGCTCTGGTCGAACGAGTCCAAGCGTGGCCTGATGGGGCAGCCCTCACTCGCCCGGGCTGACGGATCCGGTGACCCGAGCAGCTACGAGCAGATCGTCGGGGCGTTCTACCGTGGCGCGTTCGAGGCCGGCGCGCCGGTGCGGATCGTGCACGACGGGCAGCTGGCGCCACGCGAGCCGGGGGAGGTAGCCGCTGAGCTGCCGGTGCTGCTGGTGCCGGCGCTGTACGTCGCTACTGATGAGCTGCTCGACTGGCTGCGGGCCTATGCCGAGGCCGGTGGTCACCTGGTGCTCGGGCCGCGCACCGGGTATGCCGACGCCGAGGCCCGGGCCCGGTTGGAGGTTAAGCCCGGGCGGTTGGCTGAGGCTGCCGGGGTGGACTACCAGGAGTTCTCGAACCTCTCCGTTCCGGTGCCTGTGCGGGGGAGCGGCCTGGACGTTCCCGAGGGCGCCACGGCGACGGCGTGGGCGGACTACCTGCGTGTGTCTGGCGGTGCGGAGGTGCTGGTCGAGTACGACCACCGGGCTTTGGGCGCCTATCCGGCGGTGACCACCGCTCCCGCGGGAGCGGGGCGGGTGACGACGGTGGGGACCGTTCCGGACCCGGCGCTCGCGGCCGCCGTGCTCCGGTGGGCGGCCCCAGGTGAGGGCGATGCCTGGCGGGCGCTCGCGGGTGGGTCGGTCACGGTGACCTCGGCGACCAACGGTGAGGGCCGCCGTCTGCGGGTGGTCCACAACTGGTCCTGGGAACCGGCGACGGTCACGCTGCCGGCAGCGGTGACGGACCTGTTGGGTGACGGCGCCGGTCTCGCCGCGGGGGAGAGGCTCGAGCTGGGTGCCTGGGACGTGCGGGTGCTCCTGGAGGACTGA